The following proteins are encoded in a genomic region of Gossypium hirsutum isolate 1008001.06 chromosome D05, Gossypium_hirsutum_v2.1, whole genome shotgun sequence:
- the LOC107907421 gene encoding serine/threonine protein phosphatase 2A 57 kDa regulatory subunit B' kappa isoform, whose amino-acid sequence MLKQILSKLPRKSQKSDSLDSAGLDSGNHTSNSSNGVQCTNIGNSITSRLSVVKRVSSAVFPASIMAGVEAVEPNLSFKDVSNPQKQNLFISKLNLCCEVSDFSDPKKASSEQDLKRQTLIELVDFVSSGSAKFNEPAVAAMCKMCAVNLFRVFPPKYRSNTSSGEAEDDEPMFDPAWSNLQLVYDLLLRFISYSSLDAKVAKKHVDHSFILKLLDLFESEDPRERDCLKTILHRIYGKFMVHRPFVRKAVSNIIYRFVFETERHNGIAELLEIFGSIISGFAIPLKEEHKMFLCRALIPLHKPKSIGVYHQQLTYCVVQFVDKDQKLANNVIKGLLKYWPITNSQKELMFISELEEILEMTNMVEFQKIMVPVFRRIACCLNSSHYQVAERAHLLWNNEHILNLITHNRHVIFPLIFPSLERNSQNHWNQAVLNLTQNIRKMFCEMDEELLLACQHKLEEENSQLIEAAEKRKLAWERLETTAAAFKPAATNNVPPVKPATPPVAC is encoded by the exons ATGCTCAAGCAAATTCTAAGCAAACTCCCACGGAAGTCGCAAAAATCTGATTCTTTAGATTCAGCTGGACTTGATTCAGGCAATCATACTTCAAACTCGAGCAATGGAGTTCAATGTACGAATATTGGGAATAGTATAACAAGTCGACTAAGTGTTGTTAAACGGGTGTCGTCAGCTGTTTTTCCTGCTAGTATCATGGCTGGAGTGGAGGCAGTGGAGCCGAATCTATCATTCAAGGATGTTTCAAATCCGCAGAAGCAGAACTTGTTTATCAGTAAATTGAACCTGTGTTGTGAGGTTTCCGATTTTAGCGATCCCAAAAAGGCTTCTTCTGAGCAAGATCTTAAACGCCAAACATTGATAGAACTTGTCGATTTCGTTTCTTCGGGGTCTGCAAAGTTCAACGAACCAGCAGTGGCTGCAATGTGTAAAATGTGTGCCGTTAATCTGTTCAGAGTTTTTCCACCTAAATATCGCTCTAATACCTCCAGCGGTGAAGCAGAAGATGACGAACCGATGTTTGACCCTGCCTGGTCCAATTTGCAACTCGTGTATGATCTACTTCTTCGGTTTATCAGCTATAGTTCTCTCGATGCAAAGGTGGCAAAAAAGCATGTAgatcattcttttattttgaaattacttgACCTTTTTGAGTCTGAGGACCCTCGGGAAAGAGACTGTTTGAAAACAATTCTGCATAGAATTTACGGGAAATTCATGGTACACAGGCCCTTTGTGAGAAAAGCTGTTAGCAATATCATCTATCGATTTGTTTTCGAAACTGAAAGGCATAATGGTATTGCTGAGCTCTTAGAGATTTTTGGAAGTATTATTAGTGGGTTTGCTATACCATTGAAGGAAGAGCACAAGATGTTCCTATGTAGAGCTCTTATACCGCTACACAAACCAAAGTCCATCGGTGTTTATCATCAGCAATTAACTTACTGTGTTGTACAGTTTGTAGATAAGGATCAAAAGTTAGCTAATAATGTGATTAAGGGACTGTTAAAGTACTGGCCAATTACTAATAGCCAGAAGGAATTGATGTTTATAAGCGAGTTAGAAGAGATTTTGGAGATGACTAACATGGTCGAGTTCCAAAAGATCATGGTTCCTGTGTTTCGGCGTATTGCATGCTGCCTAAATAGCTCCCATTACCAG GTGGCCGAACGAGCTCACTTGTTATGGAACAACGAGCACATCCTCAATCTCATTACGCATAACCGTCATGTGATTTTCCCTCTCATCTTTCCGTCCCTTGAACGGAATTCCCAGAATCATTGGAATCAAGCAGTGCTTAACCTGACACAGAACATAAGAAAGATGTTCTGCGAGATGGATGAAGAGCTTCTGCTCGCCTGTCAGCACAAGTTGGAGGAAGAAAACTCCCAATTGATTGAAGCAGCTGAGAAGCGGAAACTAGCATGGGAACGCCTGGAAACCACTGCCGCTGCTTTCAAACCTGCAGCTACTAACAATGTCCCTCCTGTAAAACCAGCCACACCGCCTGTCGCCTGTTGA